Proteins co-encoded in one Aethina tumida isolate Nest 87 chromosome 7, icAetTumi1.1, whole genome shotgun sequence genomic window:
- the LOC109609379 gene encoding alcohol dehydrogenase [acceptor]: MFYYKLLLTCSCFTFISTENEFQTLVNIVTKNIEDSETYNLPKNNNESVFTTSAEVQEYGQFDFIIVGAGSSGCVLADKLSKNGKWKVLLLEAGSDDTKFSDIPGMASFLLKSKINWGYYSKPQTRSCQGMVNKQCLIPRGKVMGGSSTINFMIYTRGNREDYNLWQQMGNDGWSYDEVEPYFRQLENWQTYGDLNLHGFGGPINCNRTAPATALKQPVSEALLSMGMKQLDYNGKSQLGFDEPVLNIDYNKRVSSAFAFIRNISSRPNLKISKNSFVTKIIIDETLGVTEGVEFVKDNVRYRSLAAREVILSAGAINTPQILMLSGIGPKEELEQHNIKLIKDLPVGKFLQDHPRFDGFVVRTNISDIRYNLTENLRRYMFASRPLTSPIPLEIVGFLNLDKRGTVPDIEFVAGFQGEYSDYVKFVNNADDQYKNYLSTFSAVTDFKIYLALLHPKARGNITLKSKNPADFPIVDLNYFSDNCNKDINKLYKAIKYFERVLETPAMKAINATLAIPNEICHEHKLKSKQFWYCIIEFFTQSTFHPVGTTRMGKFSNDSVVNNELKVHGIRKLRVVDAGIMPEITSAHPNVPTMMLAWKISDKIIKEYDE; encoded by the exons ATGTTCTATTACAAACTGTTGTTGACTTGTTCGTGTTTTACATTCATAAGTACTGAAAATGAATTTCAGACGTTAGTGAACattgtaacaaaaaacattgaaGACTCCGAAACATACAATcttcctaaaaataacaatgaatCTGTTTTTACGACAAGTGCTGAAGTTCAAG aaTATGGTCAGTtcgattttataattgtgggaGCAGGATCTTCTGGATGCGTATTAGCCgacaaattatcaaaaaatggtAAATGGAAGGTTCTTTTGTTAGAGGCTGGATCAGACGACACAAAATTTAGTGACATACCAGGAATGGCTTCGTTTCtgctaaaatcaaaaattaattggggGTACTATTCAAAACCCCAAACTAGATCTTGCCAAG gcaTGGTGAATAAACAATGCCTTATTCCGCGAGGAAAAGTTATGGGAGGTTCCAGCACCATTAATTTCATGATCTACACTCGAGGTAACAGAgaagattataatttatggcAACAAATGGGCAATGATGGGTGGTCCTATGATGAAGTGGAACCATATTTTCGACAATTAGAAAATTGGCAAACTTATGGAGATCTAAATTTACATGGATTTGGAGGTCCTATCAACTGTAACAGAACTGCACCTGCAACAGCACTTAAACAACCAGTTTCGGAAGCGCTTCTATCAATGGGTATGAAACAACTTGATTACAATGGGAAATCGCAACTTGGATTTGATGAACCCGTATTGAATATCGATTATAATAAGCGTGTTAGTAGTGCGTTTGCGTTTATAAGGAATATTTCGTCTAGACCAAACCTTAAAATAAGCAAAAACTCCTTTGTcaccaaaattataattgatgaaACTTTGGGTGTAACCGAAGGAGTGGAATTTGTTAAAGACAACGTACGTTACAGATCTTTGGCCGCACGGGAAGTAATTTTATCAGCAGGAGCTATAAATACACCTCAAATTTTGATGTTATCGGGTATTGGCCCCAAAGAAGAACTAGaacaacataatattaaactaataaaggaCCTTCCCGTGGGGAAATTTTTACAAGATCATCCAAGATTTGATGGGTTCGTGGTGCGAACTAATATTTCAGACATACGTTATAACTTAACAGAAAACTTAAGAAGATACATGTTCGCATCAAGACCTCTCACTTCACCAATTCCTCTTGAAATTGtcggatttttaaatttagataaaaggGGTACAGTTCCAGATATAGAATTTGTTGCCGGTTTTCAAGGAGAATACTcagattatgtaaaatttgtaaataatgctGATGACCagtataagaattatttatcaacTTTCAGTGCAGTTactgatttcaaaatttatttagcttTGTTGCATCCAAAGGCAAGGGgcaatattactttaaaatctaaaaatcccGCTGATTTTCCTATTGTtgatctaaattatttttctgataACTGCAACAAAGacattaataaactttacaaagccataaaatatttcgaaagAGTGTTAGAAACACCAGCAATGAAGGCTATTAATGCTACTTTAGCTATACCAAATGAAATTTGCCACGAGCATAAACTCAAATCCAAACAGTTCTGGTATTGTATAATTGAATTCTTTACACAAAGTACATTTCATCCAGTTGGTACTACAAGAatgggaaaattttcaaatgattCTGTGGTGAATAATGAGCTGAAAGTACATGGAATCAGAAAATTGAGAGTTGTCGATGCAGGAATAATGCCAGAAATCACTTCAGCTCACCCTAATGTGCCAACCATGATGCTTGCGTGGaaaatatcagataaaataataaaagaatatgatGAATAA
- the LOC109609429 gene encoding alcohol dehydrogenase [acceptor]-like gives MFHTILLVILSFENISSEELNQLLDLVQQNVQEAEHYIMPSTNSEMTTTTSGKIIDIGMYDFIIVGAGTAGCVVANKLAENKRWRILLLEAGGDDTEFSDIPGMSPYCYKSRMNWGYHTTPQITSCQGMINKQCTYVRGKVMGGSGTINGLAYTRGNKFDYDRWAEMGNTDWSFLKVEPFFKDLEKWQTYGDLLYHGTSGPLNCNVTMPDSPLLPPVFEALRLKGQREVDYNGKYQIGFSRTVYNVNFNKRVSGSTMFIKNKTFDNLTVLKNAFATKLLLNQYNKAYGMEFIKGNTKHHVKAAIEVILSAGAINSPQILMLSGIGPKNELNKHGITIKKVLPVGKNLLDHVVFMGFNVRTNISQSRDSLADNLKSYLNAAKPLTTGIPAETIGFLKLNEGNNEQPDVEYLINFASEYGKFTQFFDNGDSNWVKYMKASTLPSDFFVYTVLLHPKSRGDVTLKSKNVEDFPKINPNFYSDSNNEDLQLMLKSIKYFLDLLNTEPMKKINATVLYPETFCHNYNKYSDSFWKCMIHHGTRVMLHPIGTTSMGTSDKNSVVNQELKVHGVSNLRVVDAGVMPCSISGHTNGPTFMIGLKIAQTIIKQHAEC, from the exons ATGTTTCATACTATactattagttattttatcatttgaaaacatttcaagtgaagaattaaatcaattacttGATTTGGTGCAACAAAATGTACAAGAAGCTGAGCATTATATTATGCCTTCAACAAACAGTGAAATGACTACGACCACATCAGGGAAAATCATTG atATTGGAATGTACGATTTTATCATTGTTGGAGCTGGAACGGCAGGATGTGTGGTAGCAAATAAGTTAGCAGAAAATAAAAGATGGAGAATTTTACTGTTGGAAGCAGGAGGTGACGATACGGAATTTAGTGATATACCTGGCATGTCTCCATACTGTTACAAGTCCAGAATGAATTGGGGTTATCACACGACCCCTCAAATAACCTCTTGTCAAG gaaTGATAAACAAACAATGCACTTATGTACGTGGAAAAGTAATGGGTGGAAGTGGTACTATCAACGGACTTGCGTACACACGCGGTAACAAATTCGATTACGACAGGTGGGCCGAAATGGGCAATACCGACTGGTCGTTCTTGAAAGTCGAAcctttttttaaagatttagaaAAATGGCAAACTTATGGGGATTTGTTGTATCACGGAACATCCGGACCTTTAAATTGTAACGTCACAATGCCGGATTCTCCATTACTGCCTCCTGTTTTTGAAGCACTGCGACTAAAAGGTCAACGTGAGGTTGACTACAACGGAAAATACCAGATTGGATTTTCCAGAACTGTATATAACGTAAACTTTAACAAAAGAGTGAGTGGGTCTACaatgtttatcaaaaataaaacgttcGACAACCtgacagttttaaaaaatgcgtTCGCAACAAAGCTTTTATTGAATCAATACAATAAAGCATACGGTATGGAGTTTATCAAAGGAAACACAAAACATCACGTGAAAGCAGCCATTGAAGTGATCCTTTCAGCAGGTGCCATAAATAGTCCACAAATATTGATGCTGTCGGGAATTGGACCAAAGAATGAACTCAATAAGCACGGCATAACAATTAAGAAAGTGTTACCTGTGGGTAAAAATTTGCTTGATCACGTTGTGTTTATGGGATTTAATGTCAGAACAAACATTTCACAATCTCGTGACAGCTTAGCCGACAATCTCAAGTCGTATTTAAATGCTGCTAAACCTTTAACTACCGGAATACCTGCTGAAACGATCGggtttttgaaattgaatgaaGGGAATAATGAACAACCTGATGTAGAATATCTCATAAATTTTGCCAGCGAATATGGAAAATTTActcaattttttgataacGGAGACAGCAACTGGGTAAAGTATATGAAAGCGTCAACTTTGCCATCTGACTTTTTTGTGTACACCGTTTTATTGCATCCTAAATCAAGAGGAGATGTAACATTAAAATCCAAGAACGTTGAAGATTTTCCTAAAATAAACCCAAACTTTTACAGTGACAGTAATAACGAAGACCTTCAACTCATGCTCAAAAgcataaagtattttttagatttattaaacacTGAACctatgaaaaaaatcaatgcTACTGTTTTGTATCCCGAAACTTTTTGTCACAACTACAACAAATATTCTGACAGTTTTTGGAAGTGCATGATACATCATGGAACTAGAGTAATGTTGCACCCAATTGGTACCACCTCGATGGGTACTTCGGATAAAAATTCGGTGGTGAATCAAGAATTAAAAGTACACGGAGTGAGTAACCTGAGGGTTGTAGATGCGGGTGTTATGCCTTGTTCTATATCGGGCCACACTAATGGCCCAACATTTATGATCGGCTTGAAAATTGCTCAAACAATCATTAAACAACACGCAGAATGTTAA